One window of Tepidanaerobacter acetatoxydans Re1 genomic DNA carries:
- a CDS encoding pro-sigmaK processing inhibitor BofA family protein codes for MQIDFAAVLAYAFGLLLLYIVGRILIMPLRIVLKLMYNALIGGVVLLLLNFLGGYIGLHIALNPVTALVVGFLGVPGVVMLLVLQYILAG; via the coding sequence GTGCAGATAGATTTTGCTGCAGTTCTGGCTTATGCTTTTGGTCTTTTGTTGCTGTATATAGTTGGCCGGATTCTAATCATGCCCCTGCGAATCGTATTAAAGCTCATGTACAACGCGCTAATCGGCGGAGTTGTTTTACTGCTGTTAAACTTTCTCGGAGGATATATAGGCCTTCATATAGCTTTAAATCCAGTAACGGCGCTGGTGGTAGGTTTTTTGGGCGTACCAGGGGTTGTGATGCTGCTGGTTCTGCAATACATACTGGCGGGATGA
- a CDS encoding DUF2508 family protein, with protein MTKDDILNIFSKLPSRLLSDNDDETIETPKIRLSDEIRKAHEEWNQAQKYFQCVLDPELVDYAIFTEEAARRKYIYLLNKAKNEGINTEELK; from the coding sequence ATGACAAAAGACGATATTTTAAACATCTTTTCGAAACTGCCTTCTCGGTTACTTTCGGACAATGATGATGAAACCATAGAAACACCGAAAATACGGCTTTCTGATGAAATTAGAAAGGCGCATGAAGAATGGAATCAAGCTCAGAAATATTTCCAGTGTGTTTTAGATCCTGAATTGGTAGATTATGCAATTTTTACAGAAGAGGCCGCTCGAAGGAAGTATATCTATCTCTTAAATAAGGCAAAAAACGAAGGTATAAATACAGAAGAGTTAAAATAG
- a CDS encoding coenzyme F420-0:L-glutamate ligase — protein sequence MENFSLPTATGVAAIGLKTGLIFPNDDIAAITTEAVKSFVEDKDIICVTEAVVARSQNRYISCSDLAEDIQKKLNLKPKSTLAVISPIASRNRFALVLKALAMATRGGKVIVQLSMPLDEVGNQVMDEEFATTRIRLKKVLKSLREARENTPQLNVLIREIIAALKLQELGYNILSIRKITGTGIADLTVRTPEGKLAVAEVTFANLEKAKKKAIEIKQDVDGAEQAMVIAVDLGHHKIVMADAETTDEAKTYDFGPQLESYHDPDVVYINELENIKFSHPITGIDYRDLYIEMIESGDAEGEVLFTNNPLKVYDRGYINGVCISAVHERDKLKELFTSFGAMVPVLTLQDIGPGPWGVIGSNVSDFEKGVLKLLPGDADGTAENIKAKIREVSGKDVEVLIFGDGAYKDPDTGIYEMADPHPAIGVSSGLKSAALRTGSKLKLQVDTLYNQGYSREEIGNMLKNKQDKITKESLGTTPRSVTSIVATLADLVAGSADAGTPIVLVRGFQYSRAN from the coding sequence ATGGAGAATTTTTCTCTTCCTACAGCTACAGGCGTAGCGGCTATTGGTCTGAAGACCGGTCTTATCTTTCCTAATGATGATATTGCTGCAATTACAACTGAAGCAGTAAAATCATTTGTAGAAGATAAGGACATTATATGTGTTACTGAAGCGGTGGTAGCCCGTTCTCAGAATCGTTACATATCTTGTAGCGATTTAGCTGAAGATATTCAAAAAAAATTGAACTTAAAACCAAAAAGTACTTTAGCGGTTATCAGTCCCATTGCAAGCAGGAACCGATTTGCCTTGGTATTAAAAGCGCTGGCCATGGCGACACGCGGTGGGAAAGTTATTGTGCAGCTTTCGATGCCGCTGGATGAAGTAGGCAATCAGGTAATGGATGAAGAATTTGCTACAACGCGAATCAGATTGAAAAAGGTTTTAAAAAGCCTTAGAGAGGCAAGAGAGAATACGCCACAGCTAAATGTCCTTATACGGGAGATTATAGCTGCTTTGAAATTACAAGAACTAGGTTACAATATTTTGAGCATACGAAAGATTACCGGCACAGGTATTGCAGATTTGACGGTGAGAACTCCGGAAGGTAAGCTGGCTGTGGCTGAGGTTACCTTTGCTAATTTAGAAAAAGCTAAGAAAAAGGCCATTGAGATTAAGCAAGACGTGGACGGGGCGGAGCAGGCAATGGTAATTGCTGTTGACTTGGGCCACCATAAGATTGTTATGGCGGATGCCGAAACAACTGATGAAGCAAAAACTTATGACTTTGGTCCGCAATTGGAAAGCTATCATGATCCCGATGTGGTTTATATCAATGAGCTGGAAAATATTAAATTTTCCCATCCTATTACGGGTATTGATTATAGAGATTTGTATATTGAGATGATCGAGTCGGGCGACGCCGAAGGCGAAGTGCTGTTTACCAATAATCCGCTAAAGGTTTATGATCGCGGATATATTAACGGTGTATGCATTTCAGCGGTTCATGAACGTGATAAGCTAAAGGAGTTATTTACATCTTTTGGCGCCATGGTTCCGGTTTTGACATTACAGGATATAGGGCCAGGGCCATGGGGTGTGATTGGTTCCAACGTTTCAGACTTTGAAAAAGGTGTACTTAAACTGCTGCCTGGCGATGCCGACGGTACCGCTGAAAATATCAAAGCCAAGATTAGAGAAGTTAGCGGTAAAGATGTAGAGGTGTTGATTTTTGGAGATGGTGCTTATAAAGACCCGGATACAGGAATATATGAAATGGCAGACCCACATCCGGCTATTGGAGTAAGCAGCGGACTTAAGAGTGCTGCCCTTAGGACAGGTAGTAAGCTTAAGCTTCAGGTGGATACATTATATAACCAAGGTTACTCCAGGGAAGAGATTGGAAATATGTTAAAAAACAAACAGGATAAAATCACCAAAGAAAGCTTAGGCACGACTCCTAGAAGTGTAACCAGCATTGTAGCTACTTTAGCTGACTTAGTAGCGGGGTCTGCAGATGCCGGAACACCTATTGTACTTGTTCGCGGCTTCCAATATTCTCGAGCAAATTAA
- a CDS encoding VIT1/CCC1 transporter family protein, which translates to MFDEISSALSFYKEEIKAAKLYAYLSEVEKDEKMKKEFHELCRIETAHANFWYEFLDRRGHAPKKGSDSLGLGGSKLLRAILGPRLYLSILEMTESLSTETYYKFLQSAKMSDDERKGLKKIIEEELDHENFFESQQSALPAENIRDFIMGMNDGLVELLGAVTGLSAVYPNNPLFVGINGLVVGLAGALSMAIGSFISVRSQRQVNEGIRKKLELLFGVSEERAKRELVSKLTESGLPEDVGEEVADKIGKNHESMVSLLVEESDEDEIKSAIFTGIAYIIGVVFPVLPYFIMGSSFAALALSAFLAALALASVATIVSVTAGNSNIKGKIAEMVITGLGAAGISYLFGLLVQNVFGISA; encoded by the coding sequence ATGTTCGATGAAATTAGCTCCGCATTATCGTTTTATAAAGAAGAAATAAAAGCGGCAAAGCTTTATGCATATCTTTCGGAAGTTGAGAAAGACGAAAAGATGAAGAAAGAATTTCATGAGCTTTGCCGTATTGAAACAGCCCATGCAAATTTCTGGTATGAGTTTCTTGATAGGAGGGGGCATGCTCCTAAAAAAGGCAGCGATTCTCTTGGCTTGGGTGGGTCAAAACTCCTTCGGGCAATATTAGGCCCAAGGCTTTACTTGTCAATTTTAGAGATGACAGAATCCTTAAGCACGGAAACCTATTATAAGTTTCTTCAGTCTGCTAAGATGTCTGATGATGAAAGAAAGGGTCTTAAAAAGATAATTGAAGAAGAGCTGGATCATGAAAATTTCTTTGAATCCCAGCAAAGTGCATTGCCGGCAGAAAATATCAGAGATTTTATTATGGGAATGAACGACGGCCTTGTAGAGCTTTTGGGAGCCGTTACCGGTTTGTCGGCGGTATATCCGAATAATCCGCTGTTTGTCGGGATAAACGGTTTGGTCGTTGGATTAGCTGGGGCTCTTTCCATGGCCATAGGCAGCTTTATTTCTGTTCGCTCACAGCGTCAGGTAAATGAAGGCATAAGAAAGAAGTTGGAATTGCTTTTTGGCGTTTCCGAAGAAAGGGCCAAGCGAGAGTTGGTGTCTAAGTTGACCGAATCCGGTCTGCCGGAGGATGTAGGAGAAGAAGTTGCCGATAAGATAGGTAAAAACCATGAATCAATGGTCAGCTTGCTTGTAGAAGAATCTGATGAGGATGAGATAAAGTCTGCAATATTTACGGGTATTGCGTATATTATCGGCGTAGTATTTCCGGTGCTTCCGTATTTTATAATGGGTTCATCTTTTGCCGCATTAGCCTTATCCGCTTTTTTAGCAGCTCTGGCTTTAGCCAGTGTAGCTACCATAGTATCCGTTACAGCTGGAAATTCGAATATAAAAGGTAAAATAGCCGAGATGGTAATAACAGGTCTAGGTGCTGCTGGGATTTCATACCTATTTGGGCTTTTAGTTCAAAATGTATTTGGCATCAGTGCATAA
- a CDS encoding 6-phosphofructokinase, which translates to MEKNILFAQSGGPTQVINASCYGIIKEARKYDMKIYAARYGVEGILNENIIEITDIDDGSLEILRFSPSAAFGSCRHKLKEDEFEKVLDLFLKYNIGYFLYIGGNDSMDTANRFSEYVAKNGYDIKVIGIPKTIDNDLLNTHFCPGYGSAAKYIATSVREMDFDANVYEKNIITIVEVMGRDSGFLAAASALARDELVESPHLIYLPEIPFDEEEFLQEVSDVYQERGKVLIAASEGLKDEQGNYIFLREKKADKFGNIQMGGVGKYLESIVKENIADRVKTIEFSVLQRCAAHILSKTDNDVAAMVGSAGVRYALEGCNDVMVSIMKNNDSFSTSTTPLKDVALEVKTFPREWIDEKNRWVTKEAIDYITPLIQGEVKPIFKDGLPKYLRFI; encoded by the coding sequence ATGGAAAAGAACATATTATTTGCACAATCAGGGGGTCCCACCCAAGTCATAAATGCCAGTTGTTATGGAATAATAAAGGAAGCAAGAAAATATGATATGAAAATTTATGCGGCAAGATATGGTGTTGAGGGAATTTTAAATGAAAATATCATAGAAATAACAGATATAGATGATGGTTCCTTAGAAATTTTAAGATTTTCGCCCTCGGCTGCCTTTGGATCTTGCAGACATAAGCTTAAAGAGGATGAGTTTGAAAAAGTATTAGATTTGTTTTTGAAATATAACATAGGATATTTCCTATATATCGGTGGAAATGATTCTATGGATACCGCCAATAGATTTTCTGAATATGTAGCTAAAAACGGATATGATATTAAAGTAATCGGCATACCTAAGACAATAGATAATGATCTCTTAAATACACATTTTTGTCCGGGCTATGGCAGTGCTGCAAAGTATATAGCAACATCCGTAAGAGAGATGGATTTTGATGCAAACGTATATGAAAAGAATATCATAACAATTGTAGAAGTAATGGGGCGAGATAGCGGCTTTTTGGCTGCGGCTAGTGCCTTGGCAAGAGATGAATTGGTTGAATCGCCCCATCTTATATATCTTCCGGAAATACCTTTTGATGAAGAGGAATTTTTGCAAGAAGTTAGCGATGTCTATCAAGAAAGAGGAAAGGTTTTAATAGCAGCATCCGAAGGCCTTAAAGATGAGCAAGGAAATTATATCTTCCTTAGAGAAAAAAAGGCGGATAAGTTTGGCAATATTCAAATGGGCGGGGTTGGTAAGTATTTAGAGAGTATAGTGAAGGAAAATATTGCAGACAGGGTAAAGACCATAGAATTTTCCGTGCTCCAAAGGTGTGCCGCACATATTTTATCAAAAACTGATAACGATGTAGCAGCAATGGTTGGCAGTGCCGGAGTAAGATATGCTTTGGAAGGATGTAATGATGTTATGGTTTCTATCATGAAAAACAACGATAGTTTTTCAACTTCGACAACGCCTTTAAAAGATGTAGCGCTGGAAGTAAAGACTTTCCCCAGGGAGTGGATAGATGAGAAAAATAGGTGGGTTACCAAAGAGGCAATTGATTATATAACTCCACTTATTCAGGGTGAGGTAAAGCCGATTTTTAAGGATGGTTTGCCGAAATATTTAAGGTTTATTTAA
- a CDS encoding RuBisCO large subunit C-terminal-like domain-containing protein translates to MQMNRNKIFALNEEIRKKDYVLATYYIELDKDIDVMAKASAMAIGQTVGTWIPVPGITEEMQEHHMGKVVSIIDIPPYELSTQIDVEKCSYLIQIAYPYINFGAQFPMMITTLLGNDASTSAQVKLMDLQFPESFASQFNGPNFGLEGVRKLTGVYDRPLVLNMIKPCTGFSPKVGAKIFYETALGGVDLIKDDELLGNPNFCKAVDRVKEYNEAAKAALEKTGKKTVYVVNITDSVDKILDNAKRVVDAGAQAVMINFAAVGYDMLHNLAKNINVPILGHYAGAGMFYEGVLNGMSSPLAIGKLPRLAGADIVMMNTPYGGYPLKYQKYIQTTNELSLPYYNIKPSMPAVGGGVHPGIAERYIKDLGTDIILAPGGSIQGHPKGAAAGARAMLQAIDAVMQDVPLDEAAKEHSELKIALDLWGYKK, encoded by the coding sequence ATGCAAATGAATCGAAACAAAATTTTCGCTTTAAATGAAGAGATACGTAAAAAAGATTATGTTTTAGCAACATACTATATAGAGCTTGATAAAGATATAGATGTAATGGCTAAAGCATCCGCAATGGCGATAGGGCAAACAGTGGGTACTTGGATTCCAGTGCCTGGAATTACGGAGGAGATGCAGGAGCATCATATGGGAAAGGTAGTCAGCATCATTGACATACCACCGTATGAGCTTTCTACACAAATTGATGTAGAAAAATGTTCTTATCTTATACAAATTGCATATCCCTATATTAATTTTGGTGCGCAATTTCCTATGATGATTACAACATTGCTAGGCAATGATGCATCTACTTCCGCACAAGTAAAGCTAATGGATTTGCAGTTTCCGGAAAGCTTTGCATCTCAGTTTAACGGACCTAATTTTGGATTAGAGGGAGTACGAAAGCTTACAGGTGTTTACGATCGTCCTTTGGTATTAAACATGATTAAACCATGTACGGGATTTTCGCCTAAAGTAGGAGCAAAGATTTTTTACGAAACAGCTCTCGGCGGTGTAGATTTGATAAAAGATGACGAACTGCTGGGCAATCCGAATTTTTGCAAAGCAGTCGATCGTGTCAAAGAATATAATGAGGCAGCTAAAGCGGCTTTGGAGAAAACCGGTAAGAAAACGGTTTATGTAGTCAATATTACCGACAGTGTGGATAAAATTTTAGACAATGCAAAAAGAGTCGTTGATGCCGGCGCGCAAGCAGTAATGATAAATTTTGCTGCCGTGGGTTATGATATGCTTCATAATTTAGCTAAAAATATAAATGTACCTATCTTAGGCCATTATGCAGGTGCCGGCATGTTTTATGAAGGTGTGCTAAACGGAATGAGTTCACCCTTGGCTATAGGTAAACTACCAAGACTTGCAGGAGCAGACATAGTGATGATGAATACACCCTACGGCGGCTATCCCTTAAAATATCAAAAATATATCCAAACAACCAATGAATTGTCACTGCCTTACTATAATATCAAGCCTTCAATGCCTGCAGTCGGAGGCGGAGTCCACCCGGGTATTGCTGAACGCTATATTAAGGATTTGGGAACTGATATTATACTTGCACCCGGCGGCTCGATCCAGGGCCACCCGAAAGGTGCAGCGGCAGGGGCAAGAGCTATGCTCCAGGCAATTGATGCTGTGATGCAGGACGTACCTTTGGATGAAGCAGCAAAAGAGCATAGCGAGCTTAAGATTGCGCTTGATTTATGGGGATATAAAAAGTAA
- a CDS encoding FGGY-family carbohydrate kinase, giving the protein MSKYFVGIDAGTSIVKSVVFDTNGEEIYVSKQKTQVLSPKPNWSEQNMDSVYIATIKSLSNLILSSGISSEDIIAIGLTAQGDGCWMIDKDGNPVRNAILWSDGRAANLIKEWQENGIAEKVYNICGSALFPGAQGAILRWLKDNEPENASKIAYAFYCKDWLRFKLTGDIATDESDASLPFFDIVKKEYSDEVLAYFGIGDMKGVLPKVIPARKAVSYITDEVAEITGLKKGTPLVVGPFDVISTAIGVNAIDDGVACSIIGTTCFNEVTMDKPDISPLNVGMTVVHGIPNKWMRAFGAMNGTPNLDWFIEELAKAEKDAAEILDIDLYTYFEDKISSIPIGSNGIIYHPYISPGGERAPFVKPTAKAQFMGINLDNDKYDLLRAVYEGVAMSMLDCYKHMPGNIKEIHLSGGGASSEFWCQMFSDAIGRVIKIPRGSEFGAKGAVINAAVAIEYFDSYEEAINNMVKMEREYEPNMSNYKEYQTLYNIYKEIYTTNWDVWDKMSQIKR; this is encoded by the coding sequence ATGAGTAAATACTTTGTTGGTATTGATGCGGGCACTTCCATAGTAAAAAGTGTGGTATTTGATACAAATGGAGAAGAGATTTACGTATCAAAGCAGAAGACACAAGTTTTATCACCTAAACCTAATTGGTCCGAACAGAATATGGACTCTGTTTATATAGCCACAATTAAGTCTTTAAGCAATTTAATCTTGAGCTCCGGAATATCTTCGGAAGATATTATAGCAATAGGCCTTACAGCTCAAGGTGACGGATGCTGGATGATAGACAAAGATGGAAACCCGGTAAGAAATGCTATATTATGGTCAGATGGCAGAGCTGCTAACTTAATCAAAGAATGGCAAGAAAATGGTATCGCTGAAAAAGTTTACAATATTTGTGGCTCAGCATTATTTCCGGGAGCTCAAGGTGCTATATTAAGATGGTTAAAAGACAATGAGCCTGAAAATGCATCTAAAATAGCATACGCCTTTTACTGCAAAGATTGGTTAAGGTTTAAACTTACAGGAGATATTGCAACTGATGAATCGGATGCATCTCTGCCATTTTTTGATATAGTGAAAAAAGAGTATTCCGATGAGGTATTAGCTTACTTTGGAATTGGCGATATGAAGGGAGTGCTTCCAAAGGTTATACCGGCAAGAAAGGCTGTATCTTACATTACTGATGAAGTTGCGGAAATTACAGGTTTAAAAAAGGGAACACCGTTAGTAGTTGGACCATTTGATGTTATCTCTACGGCAATAGGCGTTAATGCCATTGATGATGGAGTTGCATGTTCAATTATTGGGACAACATGCTTTAACGAAGTAACAATGGACAAACCGGATATATCTCCATTAAACGTAGGAATGACTGTTGTGCACGGCATTCCGAATAAATGGATGAGAGCTTTTGGCGCAATGAATGGAACTCCAAACTTAGACTGGTTTATCGAAGAACTAGCTAAGGCTGAAAAGGATGCAGCAGAAATATTAGATATTGATTTATATACTTATTTTGAAGATAAAATAAGTAGTATCCCTATAGGTTCCAACGGAATAATTTATCATCCATATATTAGTCCCGGCGGTGAGCGTGCACCTTTTGTAAAGCCTACGGCAAAAGCCCAATTTATGGGTATAAATTTAGACAATGATAAGTATGACTTACTAAGAGCTGTCTATGAAGGTGTTGCAATGTCAATGCTAGATTGCTATAAACATATGCCGGGGAATATAAAGGAAATCCATCTCTCAGGCGGAGGAGCTTCTAGTGAGTTTTGGTGCCAGATGTTTTCAGATGCCATAGGCAGAGTAATAAAAATTCCAAGAGGAAGTGAATTTGGTGCTAAAGGCGCTGTAATAAATGCAGCAGTGGCAATTGAATATTTTGACAGTTACGAAGAGGCAATTAATAACATGGTAAAAATGGAACGCGAATATGAGCCGAATATGTCAAATTATAAGGAATATCAGACATTATATAATATATACAAAGAAATTTATACAACAAATTGGGATGTATGGGATAAAATGAGTCAAATTAAACGATAA
- the glpK gene encoding glycerol kinase GlpK has product MGRILVIDQGTTGSRAIIFDEHGERLFMEYKEFRQIYPKPGWVEHDPMEIWDVTLDVTKRVLANANMSGKDISAIGITNQRETTTLWDKNTGKPLYNSIVWACRRTTDICQDLISKGYNEIFNKKTGLIIDPVYSATKIRWIMDNVDGVKEKVDRDEVLFGTIDSWLLWNLTGGNVHATDFSNASRTMLFNVKDIKWDEELLKIMDIPANMLPEVKPSVGLFGYTDKKLFGKEIPITGIAGDQQAALFGQTCFEEGDTKNTYGTSCVPLMFTGTKPVFTDKGLLTLAWGYNNEVKYSMGASIFTAGSAIQWLRDNLNLISSSSETEELAKSVEDNAGVYFVPAFTGLGAPHWDMYARGMIIGLTSNATKAHLVRATLESLAYQTRDLLDEIESKSAIKLKCLKVDGGAAKNNFLMQFQADILNCPVIRPKDIETTSLGAAYMAGLGIGIWKDENEIKQLWKIDKEFYPSMQKDKREELYSNWKHAVEHARGWLKK; this is encoded by the coding sequence ATGGGTCGTATTCTAGTTATTGACCAAGGTACAACCGGTTCGAGGGCTATAATCTTTGATGAGCACGGCGAGCGACTGTTTATGGAATACAAGGAATTTAGGCAGATATACCCAAAACCCGGGTGGGTGGAACATGATCCTATGGAAATTTGGGATGTTACATTAGATGTAACTAAAAGGGTTTTGGCAAATGCAAACATGTCGGGGAAAGATATTTCAGCTATAGGAATTACAAATCAAAGAGAAACTACAACACTCTGGGATAAAAATACCGGTAAGCCATTATATAATTCGATTGTGTGGGCATGTAGAAGAACTACGGATATATGTCAAGACCTTATTTCCAAAGGTTATAATGAAATATTTAATAAAAAAACAGGCTTAATCATTGACCCGGTTTATTCGGCAACTAAAATCAGATGGATTATGGATAACGTGGATGGCGTCAAGGAAAAAGTTGACAGAGATGAGGTGCTTTTCGGGACAATAGATAGCTGGCTTTTATGGAATTTAACAGGCGGCAATGTCCATGCAACTGATTTTTCTAATGCCTCAAGGACTATGCTGTTTAATGTAAAGGACATTAAATGGGATGAAGAATTACTTAAAATAATGGATATTCCTGCTAATATGCTTCCAGAGGTAAAACCTTCTGTGGGGTTATTTGGATATACCGATAAAAAGCTTTTTGGGAAAGAGATTCCTATAACTGGCATAGCCGGTGATCAGCAAGCGGCGCTCTTTGGTCAGACCTGCTTCGAAGAAGGCGATACAAAAAATACATATGGAACCAGTTGCGTGCCGTTGATGTTTACAGGTACTAAACCCGTATTTACTGATAAAGGACTTTTAACGTTGGCATGGGGCTATAATAATGAAGTGAAGTATTCTATGGGTGCAAGCATTTTTACGGCAGGTTCAGCAATTCAATGGTTGCGCGATAATCTTAATTTGATAAGCAGCTCATCCGAAACCGAAGAACTGGCAAAATCAGTAGAAGATAATGCGGGTGTCTACTTTGTTCCTGCATTTACCGGATTAGGTGCACCGCATTGGGACATGTATGCACGAGGCATGATTATAGGCTTGACATCAAATGCAACAAAAGCGCATTTGGTAAGAGCCACACTAGAGTCGCTGGCGTATCAAACAAGGGATTTATTAGATGAAATAGAGAGTAAATCAGCGATAAAACTTAAATGTTTAAAAGTAGATGGCGGGGCGGCTAAAAATAACTTTTTAATGCAATTTCAAGCTGACATATTAAATTGTCCTGTGATTAGGCCTAAGGATATTGAGACTACATCTTTAGGAGCGGCATACATGGCTGGTTTGGGAATTGGTATATGGAAAGACGAAAATGAGATAAAGCAATTGTGGAAAATTGACAAGGAATTTTATCCGAGTATGCAGAAAGATAAGCGCGAAGAATTATATAGTAACTGGAAACATGCTGTAGAACATGCTAGGGGATGGCTAAAAAAATAA
- a CDS encoding DUF1667 domain-containing protein — protein sequence MADTQLICTSCPKECNLSISLQDDKIIKIQGNSCKKGIDYAQIEMTDPRRILTTTVLIKDSEHLLLPVRSSAPLPKDMLQEAAKITRGYKVTPPIKRGDVVIANILNSGVHIIASRSIPASI from the coding sequence ATGGCTGATACGCAATTGATATGTACATCTTGCCCCAAGGAGTGCAATTTAAGTATAAGCTTGCAAGATGATAAAATCATAAAAATACAGGGGAACAGCTGCAAGAAAGGTATAGACTATGCTCAAATTGAAATGACGGATCCCAGAAGGATACTCACAACAACAGTCTTAATAAAGGATAGCGAGCATTTGCTTTTGCCGGTTCGTTCCAGCGCTCCGCTGCCTAAGGATATGTTGCAAGAGGCAGCAAAAATCACAAGAGGTTACAAAGTTACACCTCCAATAAAACGAGGGGATGTGGTAATTGCGAACATTTTAAATAGCGGTGTCCATATTATAGCATCAAGGAGCATTCCTGCTAGTATTTAA
- a CDS encoding NAD(P)/FAD-dependent oxidoreductase: MEALTYDVAVIGGGPAGLAAALEAYKTGAKVAILERNEELGGILNQCIHSGFGLQYFRSELTGPEYAEKFIEMVNDTDIDVFLNTMVINLSTDKNIIAFNKNGLMQINAKAVVLAMGCRERPRGAIMTPGFRPSGIFTAGQAQRYINIENLKPGNKAVILGSGDIGLIMARRLTLEGIKVVGVYEIMPYPNGLYRNIKHCLEDFNIPLHLSMTVTNIYGKKRLEAVEVAKVDSNGEPINGTEERIECDTLLLSVGLIPENELSLNAGVILNDTTNGPIVSDKLETNIPGIFACGNVLHVHDLVDNVTKEAEFAGKNAALFAQNGKIDSLKITVKTGNEIRYTVPNCIYKDDDIGKVNMFFRVKRPIVNGRLILKSGDKVIFEGKNTNFKPNKMENIRISKNLLNNMLDEIVVDVKEEV, encoded by the coding sequence ATGGAAGCATTAACTTATGATGTAGCGGTTATTGGAGGAGGGCCTGCAGGGTTGGCAGCTGCTTTAGAAGCTTATAAGACCGGTGCAAAAGTTGCGATATTAGAAAGAAATGAAGAGCTGGGCGGTATACTAAACCAATGTATACACAGCGGCTTTGGATTGCAATACTTTAGAAGTGAGTTAACAGGTCCGGAATATGCTGAAAAGTTTATTGAAATGGTCAATGACACAGATATTGATGTTTTTTTAAATACTATGGTTATCAATTTATCAACTGATAAAAACATAATAGCTTTTAACAAAAACGGATTAATGCAAATAAATGCTAAGGCCGTGGTGCTTGCAATGGGATGCAGGGAAAGACCAAGGGGTGCCATAATGACGCCGGGATTTAGGCCTTCTGGGATATTTACGGCGGGCCAAGCTCAAAGATATATCAATATAGAAAATTTAAAACCTGGGAACAAAGCTGTAATATTAGGTTCTGGAGACATAGGGCTTATTATGGCTAGAAGATTAACCCTAGAAGGAATTAAAGTAGTAGGAGTATATGAAATAATGCCTTACCCAAACGGACTTTATAGAAACATTAAGCATTGTCTTGAAGACTTCAATATACCACTTCATTTATCTATGACGGTCACCAACATCTATGGCAAAAAAAGACTTGAGGCTGTGGAAGTGGCAAAAGTAGATTCTAATGGTGAGCCGATTAACGGCACCGAAGAGAGGATTGAATGTGATACATTATTGTTATCTGTTGGGTTAATACCAGAAAATGAACTTTCTTTAAATGCAGGTGTCATATTAAATGACACTACCAACGGTCCAATAGTAAGCGACAAGCTAGAGACAAATATTCCGGGTATTTTTGCATGTGGTAATGTTCTTCATGTACATGACCTTGTAGATAATGTGACTAAAGAAGCAGAGTTTGCCGGGAAAAATGCGGCATTGTTTGCACAAAACGGGAAAATCGACAGCCTTAAGATAACAGTGAAAACGGGAAATGAAATTAGATATACTGTGCCTAACTGTATTTATAAGGACGATGATATAGGAAAAGTAAATATGTTCTTTAGAGTAAAAAGACCTATAGTAAACGGACGTTTAATATTAAAATCAGGGGATAAAGTTATATTTGAAGGCAAAAACACAAATTTTAAGCCGAATAAAATGGAAAATATCCGCATTTCGAAGAACTTATTAAATAATATGCTCGATGAAATAGTTGTTGATGTCAAGGAGGAGGTTTAA